One stretch of Schistosoma haematobium chromosome Unknown HiC_scaffold_214, whole genome shotgun sequence DNA includes these proteins:
- a CDS encoding uncharacterized protein (EggNog:ENOG410W21R~COG:B,D,L,T): MVSSYINCCSFHIEFHNYIFFIFLDYDLVHLFTSVLLEDPAVQTCTELRVMYYQMASLFVYHTPNYVHMGSACDQSYRLRKFTEFARPCLTSSLTAVDLQEKYTGLQLLSHLIAKFNVLRTATVQVFQCLAKGAHTETKKIVNPALDILIPAWIQGPEDQKALALATKKIMLEDHGIQSCVHILGIIVRHSDLYYPIRHQILPHIILIISRLSVQQLPLEQRRLALDMIYTTAQWDVRCRREITENYSKEITDDLNPGDNNNSSLTENLNIQTSAKTEPTNSPIDKPQRDQLVNLLIRFACQAIDASQSGSLSEQSVSRTLAQLEFALRSDVWGGETCELRLAFIDRYFSPDDSSSSHSMSSTPSGGVPANSLNTHGIHMSGTSNTTPTSTPSGPHANASSTSALGATQATSLLMTLEVLRVLFSTLESPTLLINVKHFSVGLCNVLTRQLTNVRLIRSCAGLIRAMLERYPAEASHRQKVTAYPELYDIYSTVLKAIQDSFTMFSENVSKATLLTRLQSAFLLFTSTQVQSNPHAFVDRCIVQLVKLVNRLIQDLVTPNCNSNAQESGTSAQLTDLLIMGLEMIKSRLNVVSHEMRKTIFGPDLCLIMDRARDPRLFCAVLQVLRDWINVPKSEEHFAPTAREKVNFFYRLWQAYPRWIDNSPDVAREILECVYD, encoded by the exons ATGGTTTCTAGCTACATAAATTGTTGCAGTTTTCACATTGAATTTCATAATTATatcttttttatatttttagacTATGATTTAGTACACTTGTTCACCTCAGTTTTACTTGAAGATCCAGCTGTTCAAACATGTACTGAACTTCGTGTTATGTATTACCAAATGgctagtttatttgtttatcataCACCGAATTATGTTCACATGGGAAGTGCTTG TGACCAAAGTTATCGCCTTCGTAAATTCACTGAGTTTGCCCGTCCTTGTTTAACAAGTAGTTTAACTGCTGTGGATCTTCAAGAAAAATATACTGGTCTTCAATTATTATCCCATTTAATTGCAAAATTCAATGTGTTACGTACAGCTACTGTACAAGTGTTTCAATGTTTAGCAAAAGGCGCACATacagaaacaaagaaaattgtTAATCCTGCATTGGATATTCTAATTCCAGCCTGGATACAGGGACCTGAAGACCAG AAAGCACTTGCGTTggcaacaaaaaaaattatgctAGAAGATCATGGTATTCAATCGTGTGTTCATATTCT AGGAATAATTGTTCGACATTCAGATTTGTATTATCCAATACGTCATCAAATATTACCTCATATTATACTCATTATATCTCGACTTTCTGTTCAACAG TTACCCCTTGAACAACGTCGATTAGCTTTAGATATGATCTATACTACAGCTCAATGGGATGTTCGGTGTCGCCGTGAAATAACTGAGAATTATTCAAAGGAGATAACTGATGATTTAAATCCaggagataataataattcatcattaaCAGAGAATTTGAATATCCAAACTTCAGCTAaa ACTGAACCAACCAACTCTCCTATTGATAAGCCCCAGCGTGATCAACTTGTAAATCTTTTAATTCGCTTCGCCTGTCAA GCTATTGACGCTAGTCAAAGTGGAAGTTTGTCTGAACAGTCTGTATCCCGAACGCTAGCTCAACTAGAATTCGCTCTTCGCTCTGATGTATGGGGTGGTGAAACCTGTGAACTTAGACTTGCATTTATTGACCGTTATTTCTCTCCGGACGATTCATCGTCTTCACACTCGATGTCGAGTACACCATCTGGAGGAGTTCCAGCTAATAGTCTCAATACACACGGAATACACATGAGTGGGACATCAAACACTACACCGACGTCTACTCCCTCTGGACCCCACGCAAATGCATCATCTACTAGTGCTCTTGGTGCAACACAAGCCACCAGTTTATTAATGACTTTGGAGGTTCTTCGTGTCTTGTTCTCAACTTTG gAAAGCCCAACTTTATTAATCAATGTGAAACATTTCAGTGTTGGATTATGTAATGTATTAACACGACAATTGACTAATGTTCGTTTAATTCGTTCTTGTGCTGGTCTTATACGTGCTATGCTTGAACGTTATCCAGCTGAAGCATCACATCGTCAGAAAGTTACTGCTTATCCTGAATTATATGATATTTATTCAACAGTTTTAAAAGCAATACAAGATTCATTCACAATGTTTAGTGAAAA TGTTTCTAAAGCAACTTTATTAACACGATTACAGTCGGCATTTCTTCTGTTCACATCAACACAAGTTCAGTCTAATCCACATGCATTTGTTGATCGATGTATTGTACAACTAGTTAAACTTGTTAATCGTCTTATACAAGATTTAGTTACACCGAATTGTAATTCTAATGCTCAAGAATCTGGTACATCAGCAC AGCTTACTGACTTACTAATTATGGGTCTTGAAATGATCAAGTCACGGTTGAATGTTGTTAGTCATGAAATGCGTAAAACTATCTTTGGTCCAGATTTATGTTTAATTATGGATAGAGCGCGCGATCCTCGTTTATTCTGTGCTGTTTTACAAGTTTTACGTGATTGGATAAATGTACCGAAATCAGAAGAACATTTCGCTCCAACAGCTCGTGAAAAAGTCAACTTTTTCTATAGACTTTGGCAAGCTTATCCACGTTGGATTGACAATTCACCTGATGTTGCCAGAGAAATTCTTGAATGCGTGTACGAT
- a CDS encoding uncharacterized protein (EggNog:ENOG410W21R~COG:B,D,L,T): MRLLKLCFSSVNMSGTENELVMKLHLRRIVQGSMHYCLTAKEPTAYLTLLRTLFRSIGGGAHDKLYREFFPLLPEMLTTLNRLLRSPHRSNARDLLGELCVIVPVRLSTLLPYLSLLMEPLVYVLNCNTVNQGLRTLELCVDNMQPDFLHDHLYQVRGDMLLALYNSLHSPSEYVQKMSFKVLGKLGRFNRTNLLETQRLRISSAEGEAGPQLRFHMNEFRNQPIDIPIRCLVDAAVEVLQDSSSDEPSKLRSWEFLQSICVAALNLNHSQQSSVGVEDFYNCFLGDTGLNNMMLQYIDDMYLTSYSENPPIQSIRPSCCMADDLCNHVMIMAIAGLLLAGLSKELYNAHGDFIAFIVRHATFLSIMQQFTSLHTEISRDHISHSSTSFESKTLCKVDTAPKLPFSNDITTSGDDHFLELEIFSISQDPDTITPTVKEPQSSNQEFLPNNSSSRLNPNIIIDSIMFVMGHEAKQLTRNMCIFLEIIHNTAFAILSAVTTTSRENSDHFTTETIKKAVANLQIFQHIGHVIVDMLYHPAWYVKWGACASILCLARFIHPSWFCSNLISLLRGLLYCIHSLSNQMNQGALMMARDCARIIISMVFISLKDSNETNHFSHSTVVEEEDVKSGKSTPISTRKRSSTTSQRRTVQVRRGRSAANATSESSNNEASTNVVVESMEIDNQVNEKEFTPKFSSSLTTLLDAVIVELLDSLLSETDSVRTEARCLLRLLSYTIEQPLCKLLAPHWYKRIGHVLPPKQPNRLLDLPISTQLAVLEANYFFGQSEKLKHPSKVSDSSKLFDFDIDNNDDGVGLLRYDLSKRDDCIFLSDVRSLLTQFELNHDFSASTNNSTTTNTIAAGSRAVNTSVKNNSSINSDQEKGTFNGTYSYSKFTPFNSRTVIPLSSNCMRLINLRVAACQVLSVTWYLDTQKQEI; the protein is encoded by the exons ATGCGATTATTAAAGTTATGTTTCAGTTCTGTAAATATGTCTGGCACAGAAAATGAATTAGTTATGAAG CTTCATTTACGCCGTATCGTTCAAGGCAGCATGCATTACTGCCTTACAGCTAAAGAGCCTACAGCATATCTCACTTTATTACGAACTCTTTTTCGGTCAATAGGGGGCGGAGCACATGACAAACTTTATCGTGAATTTTTTCCCTTACTACCTGAAATGTTAACGACGTTGAATCGTTTACTGCGTTCACCACATCGTTCGAATGCTCGTGATCTATTGGGTGAACTGTGTGTTATTGTCCCAGTTCGTTTGTCCACATTACTCCCCTATTTGTCTCTGTTAATGGAACCGTTAGTTTATGTGCTGAATTGTAATACTGTCAACCAG GGTCTCCGTACTCTTGAGCTTTGTGTTGATAATATGCAACCAGATTTTCTTCATGATCATTTATATCAAGTACGTGGGGATATGTTATTGGCGTTGTACAATTCACTTCATTCACCCAGTGAATATGTACAAAAAATGTCATTCAAG GTACTTGGGAAATTAGGTCGATTTAATCGTACTAATTTGCTTGAAACACAACGTTTACGTATTAGCTCAGCGGAAGGTGAAGCCGGTCCGCAACTACGTTTTCacatgaatgaatttcgaaatcAGCCTATTGACATACCGATTAGATGTCTTGTTGATGCTGCTGTGGAAGTATTACAG GATTCTTCTTCTGATGAGCCTAGTAAACTTCGCTCTTGGGAGTTTCTTCAGTCAATATGCGTAGCTGCTTTGAACTTAAACCACTCGCAACAATCGTCAGTCGGTGTAGAAGATTTCTACAATTGTTTCCTTGGTGATACAGGACTGAATAATATGATGTTGCAGTATATTGATGATATGTATTTGACGTCCTATTCCGAAAATCCTCCCATTCAGTCAATTCGTCCAAGTTGTTGCATGGCTGATG ATTTATGCAATCATGTTATGATTATGGCAATAGCTGGGTTACTTCTGGCTGGTCTGAGCAAAGAATTGTATAATGCTCATGGAGATTTTATTGCGTTTATTGTCAGACATGCAACATTCCTGTCGATTATGCAACAGTTCACTTCGCTTCATACGGAAATCAGTCGTGACCATATTTCACACTCAAGCACATCATTCGAGTCGAAAACATTGTGTAAAGTTGATACTGCACCTAAATTACCATTCTCTAACGATATAACTACTTCCGGAGATGATCATTTTCTAGAG cTAGAAATATTTAGTATAAGCCAAGACCCTGATACAATTACTCCTACTGTCAAAGAACCTCAATCATCGAATCAAGAATTTCTTCCAAATAACTCATCTTCACGTTTAAATCCGAATATAATTATTGATTCTATCATGTTTGTTATGGGTCATGAAGCGAAACAACTTACTCGAAATATGTGCATATTTCTAGAAATTATACATAACACAGCATTTGCTATATTATCCGCTGTTACTACAACATCTCGAGAAAATAGTGATCATTTTACTACAGAGACGATTAAAAAAGCTGTTGCAAATCTACAAATTTTCCAGCATATTGGACATGTTATTGTTGATATGTTATATCATCCGGCTTG GTACGTTAAATGGGGTGCTTGTGCTTCTATTCTTTGTCTTGCTCGTTTCATTCATCCTTCATGGTTCTGTTCAAATCTCATCAGTTTGCTACGTGGCCTACTTTATTGCATTCATAGCTTATCAAATCAAATGAATCAAGGAGCTCTAATGATGGCTCGTGACTGCGCGCGTATAATTATTAGCATGGTTTTCATAAGTTTAAAAGATTCAAATGAAACTAATCACTTTTCACACTCGACTGTTGTTGAAGAGGAAGATGTGAAATCAGGCAAATCCACTCCAATATCTACACGTAAACGCTCTTCAACAACTTCACAACGTCGTACAGTTCAAGTTAGACGTGGTCGTAGTGCAGCTAACGCAACTTCAGAATCATCAAATAATGAAGCATCAACCAATGTAGTTGTTGAATCAATGGAAATTGATAATCAAGTCAATGAAAAAGAGTTCACTCCAAAGTTCTCATCGTCTCTG ACAACTTTATTGGATGCAGTTATCGTAGAATTATTAGATTCACTTTTGAGTGAAACTGATTCTGTTCGAACCGAAGCACGTTGTCTTTTGAGATTACTTTCTTATACAATTGAACAACCATTATGTAAGTTGTTAGCGCCACATTGGTATAAACGTATTGGACATGTTTTACCTCCGAAACAACCCAATCGTCTACTGGATTTACCTATTTCAACTCAATTAGCTGTACTG GAAGCAAACTATTTCTTTGGTCAGTCAGAGAAATTAAAACATCCATCTAAAGTTTCAGATAGCTCTAAGCTTTTTGACTTTGACATAGATAATAACGATGATGGAGTAGGACTTCTACGTTATGATCTTTCAAAACGAGATGATTGTATCTTTCTATCCGATGTACGTTCACTTCTTACTCAATTTGAGTTGAATCATGATTTCTCTGCTAGTACTAATAATTCTACAACTACCAACACCATAGCTGCTGGTAGTAGAGCGGTAAACACCAGTGTCAAAAATAATTCATCAATAAATTCTGATCAAGAAAAAGGTACATTCAACGGAACTTATTCATATTCCAAGTTTACACCGTTCAACTCTAGAACTGTAATACCACTTTCTAGTAATTGTATGAGATTAATTAATCTTCGAGTAGCTGCTTGTCAAGTATTATCTGTCACATGGTATTTAGATACACAAAAGCAAGAAATCTAA